From the genome of Streptomyces sp. NBC_00659, one region includes:
- a CDS encoding FAD/NAD(P)-dependent oxidoreductase codes for MTDGPHRLAVIGAGPAGLAASLAAAARGIHVTLIDAATAVGGQFYRRPASGLGARRPSALHHRWRTWRRLEQGLAGHLEAGTVECLTDHHVWLVERTGASTGAPPEFTVHALVGPLQERSVGVRADAVLLATGGYEKVLPFPGWTLPGVVTAGGAQAMLKGGLVVPGARAVIAGSGPLLLPVATGLAAAGVEVAALVESLDPRRLPRGAGALAAEPGKVAEAVLYAARLLRHRVPFIPLHTVVEAHGEARLEAVTVAALGPDGRVRPKTGRRIPCDTLAVGHGMVPHTDLAEALGCRIDGTKVGVDAEQRTDVPGVWAAGETTGIGGAVLSLAEGHLAGRSVAARLRGTGPDPRSAARAVRVRARARSFSAALETLYAPPAHWTDQVTDDTVVCRCEEVTAGRVREAAADLGAGDVRTVKLLTRAGMGWCQGRICEPAVAGLLGCEQTPARRLLARPVPLGVLARAGSDDDGRSPAAGSPPEPGLTPPRLDRQ; via the coding sequence ATGACTGACGGACCCCACCGCCTCGCGGTGATCGGCGCGGGCCCGGCCGGTCTCGCCGCCTCCCTGGCCGCGGCGGCACGCGGCATCCACGTGACGCTGATCGACGCGGCCACGGCGGTGGGCGGACAGTTCTACCGCCGGCCCGCGAGCGGCCTGGGTGCCCGGCGGCCCAGCGCGCTGCACCATCGGTGGCGCACCTGGCGGCGGCTGGAACAGGGGCTCGCCGGACACCTGGAAGCGGGCACGGTCGAATGCCTGACGGACCATCATGTATGGCTGGTCGAAAGGACCGGGGCGAGCACCGGCGCTCCGCCGGAATTCACCGTCCACGCCCTCGTCGGCCCGCTCCAGGAGCGCTCCGTCGGTGTGCGTGCCGACGCCGTGCTCCTCGCCACCGGTGGATACGAGAAGGTGCTGCCCTTCCCCGGCTGGACCCTGCCCGGAGTGGTGACCGCGGGCGGGGCCCAGGCCATGCTCAAGGGCGGTCTCGTCGTGCCGGGCGCACGAGCCGTCATCGCGGGAAGCGGGCCGCTGCTGCTGCCCGTGGCGACCGGACTGGCCGCCGCGGGGGTGGAGGTCGCCGCGCTCGTGGAGTCCCTCGATCCGAGAAGGCTGCCGCGCGGTGCCGGGGCGCTGGCGGCCGAACCGGGCAAGGTCGCGGAGGCGGTCCTGTACGCGGCCCGCCTCCTGCGCCACCGTGTCCCGTTCATCCCGCTGCACACCGTCGTGGAAGCCCATGGCGAGGCCCGGCTCGAAGCCGTCACCGTCGCCGCGCTCGGCCCCGACGGGCGCGTACGGCCCAAAACCGGGCGCCGCATCCCGTGCGACACGCTCGCCGTCGGCCACGGGATGGTCCCGCACACCGATCTCGCCGAAGCGCTCGGCTGCCGTATCGACGGGACGAAGGTCGGCGTGGACGCCGAGCAGCGCACCGACGTGCCCGGCGTCTGGGCCGCCGGCGAGACCACGGGGATCGGCGGTGCCGTGCTCTCCCTGGCCGAGGGGCATCTCGCGGGCCGGTCGGTGGCCGCCCGGCTGCGCGGCACCGGACCCGATCCGCGCTCGGCCGCCCGGGCCGTCAGGGTCCGCGCGAGGGCGCGCTCGTTCTCCGCCGCCCTCGAAACCCTGTACGCGCCGCCCGCCCACTGGACGGACCAGGTCACCGACGACACCGTCGTGTGCCGCTGCGAGGAGGTCACCGCCGGCCGCGTCCGCGAGGCCGCCGCCGACCTCGGCGCGGGTGACGTACGGACGGTCAAGCTGTTGACCCGCGCCGGAATGGGATGGTGCCAGGGCCGGATCTGCGAACCCGCCGTCGCCGGCCTCCTCGGCTGCGAACAGACGCCCGCACGAAGGCTGTTGGCCCGCCCGGTACCGCTCGGCGTACTCGCCCGAGCCGGTTCGGACGACGACGGCCGGTCACCCGCCGCGGGCTCGCCCCCGGAACCCGGCCTCACCCCACCGCGCCTCGACCGACAGTGA
- a CDS encoding dihydrodipicolinate synthase family protein gives MTDTPDSRRPWRGVLVATALPLDDDLGVDHGRYAEHCVWLVENGCDGVVPNGSLGEYQVLTPEERAKVVETAVAAIGGSRVMPGVAAYGSAEARRWAEQARDAGCGAVMLLPPNAYRADDRSVLAHYEEVSRAGIPVVAYNNPIDTKVDLVPELLAKLHAAGFVQAVKEFSGDVRRAYRIAELAPELDLLIGADDVLLELAVAGAKGWVAGYPNALPRAGVELYRAAVAGDLDTAGKLYRQLHPLLRWDSQVEFVQAIKLSMDIVGRYGGPVRPPRVPLLPEQEAAVRLATERAVAAGLA, from the coding sequence ATGACCGACACCCCCGACAGCCGACGCCCCTGGCGTGGTGTCCTCGTCGCCACCGCGCTCCCGCTGGACGACGACCTCGGCGTGGACCACGGCCGGTACGCCGAACACTGTGTCTGGCTCGTCGAGAACGGCTGCGACGGCGTCGTGCCGAACGGTTCGCTCGGCGAGTACCAGGTGCTCACACCCGAGGAGCGCGCCAAGGTCGTCGAGACCGCCGTCGCCGCGATCGGCGGGTCCCGGGTGATGCCCGGCGTCGCCGCGTACGGCTCCGCGGAGGCGCGCCGCTGGGCCGAGCAGGCCAGGGACGCGGGCTGCGGCGCCGTGATGCTGCTGCCGCCCAACGCCTATCGCGCGGACGACCGTTCGGTCCTCGCCCACTACGAGGAGGTCTCCCGGGCGGGCATCCCGGTCGTCGCGTACAACAATCCGATCGACACCAAGGTCGACCTGGTTCCCGAACTCCTCGCGAAGCTGCACGCCGCGGGGTTCGTCCAGGCGGTCAAGGAGTTCTCCGGTGATGTGCGTCGCGCCTACCGCATCGCCGAACTCGCCCCGGAACTGGATCTGTTGATCGGCGCCGACGACGTCCTGCTGGAACTCGCCGTGGCCGGGGCCAAGGGCTGGGTGGCCGGCTACCCGAACGCGCTGCCCCGGGCGGGCGTCGAGCTCTACCGCGCGGCCGTGGCCGGTGACCTCGACACGGCGGGCAAGCTCTACCGGCAGCTCCACCCGCTGCTGCGCTGGGACTCCCAGGTCGAGTTCGTCCAGGCCATCAAGCTGTCGATGGACATCGTCGGCCGGTACGGCGGTCCGGTCCGGCCGCCCCGCGTCCCGCTGCTGCCCGAGCAGGAGGCCGCCGTGCGCCTGGCCACGGAGCGGGCCGTGGCCGCCGGTCTCGCCTGA
- a CDS encoding proline racemase family protein: protein MRSKLVLHAVDSHTEGMPTRVITGGIGTVPGATMNERRLYFRQHRDDIKQLLMNEPRGHAAMSGAVLQPSTRPDCDYGVIYIEVSGYLPMCGHGTIGVATVLVETGMVEVVEPVTTIRLDTPAGLVVAEVAVEDGAAKEVTLRNVPSFAVGLDRKATLADGRTVTYDLAYGGNFYAILPLEQFGLPFDRSRKDEILAAGLALMDAVNAEGEPVHPEDPSIRGCHHVHLYAPGATARFSRHAMAIHPGWFDRSPCGTGTSARMAQLHARGELPLHTEFVNESFIGTRFTGRLLGTTEVAGTPAVLPSFTGRAWITGTAQYLLDPTDPFPAGFVL from the coding sequence ATGCGCAGCAAACTCGTCCTGCACGCCGTCGACTCGCACACCGAGGGCATGCCGACCCGGGTGATCACCGGCGGGATCGGCACGGTCCCGGGCGCGACCATGAACGAGCGGCGGCTGTACTTCCGTCAGCACCGCGACGACATCAAGCAGCTTCTGATGAACGAGCCGCGCGGCCACGCGGCGATGAGCGGGGCCGTCCTCCAGCCGTCCACCCGCCCGGACTGCGACTACGGCGTGATCTACATCGAGGTGTCGGGCTATCTGCCGATGTGCGGACACGGCACGATCGGTGTGGCGACCGTGCTGGTGGAGACGGGCATGGTCGAGGTCGTCGAGCCCGTCACCACGATCCGGCTCGACACCCCCGCGGGTCTCGTCGTCGCCGAGGTCGCCGTGGAGGACGGCGCGGCCAAGGAGGTCACGCTCAGGAACGTGCCGTCGTTCGCCGTCGGTCTCGACCGCAAGGCCACGCTCGCCGACGGGCGCACGGTGACGTACGACCTGGCCTACGGCGGGAACTTCTACGCGATCCTGCCGCTGGAGCAGTTCGGCCTGCCCTTCGACCGGTCCCGCAAGGACGAGATCCTCGCGGCGGGACTGGCGCTGATGGACGCCGTCAACGCCGAGGGCGAGCCCGTGCACCCCGAGGACCCGTCCATCCGCGGCTGCCACCACGTCCACCTGTACGCCCCCGGGGCGACGGCCCGCTTCTCGCGGCACGCGATGGCCATCCACCCCGGCTGGTTCGACCGTTCGCCCTGCGGTACGGGCACCAGCGCGCGCATGGCCCAGCTGCACGCCCGTGGCGAACTCCCGCTGCACACCGAGTTCGTGAACGAGTCCTTCATCGGGACGCGGTTCACCGGCCGGCTGCTCGGCACCACCGAGGTCGCCGGAACGCCCGCCGTGCTGCCCAGCTTCACGGGCCGCGCGTGGATCACGGGGACGGCCCAGTACCTGCTCGACCCCACGGACCCGTTCCCGGCCGGGTTCGTCCTGTGA
- a CDS encoding GntR family transcriptional regulator, with translation MADRRSSAPSAAPDLPALGGRRSSYRERVADALRAALIAGELRPGEVYSAPTLAARFGVSATPVREAMLDLAKEGLVDTVPNKGFRVTEVSEKQLDEYTHIRSLIEIPTVVRLATTADPVSLEALRPAAREIVTAAAEGDLIAYVEADIRFHLGLLALAGNSHLVEVVGDLRKRSRLYGLDALVRAGRLEASAREHLELLDALLERDERAVHAVMTRHLGHVRGLWAAP, from the coding sequence ATGGCCGACCGGCGCAGCAGCGCACCCTCAGCCGCTCCCGACCTGCCCGCGCTGGGCGGCAGGCGGAGCAGCTACCGCGAGCGCGTGGCCGACGCGCTGCGCGCCGCGCTGATCGCGGGCGAGCTGCGGCCCGGCGAGGTGTACTCGGCGCCGACGCTGGCGGCCCGTTTCGGCGTCTCGGCGACGCCGGTCCGCGAGGCCATGCTGGACCTGGCCAAGGAGGGCCTGGTCGACACGGTCCCCAACAAGGGGTTCCGGGTCACCGAGGTCTCGGAGAAGCAGCTCGACGAGTACACCCACATCCGCTCGCTCATCGAGATCCCCACCGTCGTGCGGCTGGCCACCACGGCGGACCCCGTCTCGCTGGAGGCGCTGCGTCCGGCGGCCCGGGAGATCGTGACGGCCGCCGCCGAGGGCGACCTCATCGCTTACGTGGAGGCGGACATCCGCTTCCACCTGGGCCTGCTGGCCCTCGCGGGCAACTCCCATCTGGTCGAGGTGGTCGGGGACCTGCGCAAGCGCTCACGCCTGTACGGACTCGACGCCCTGGTCCGGGCGGGCCGTCTGGAGGCCTCGGCCCGCGAGCACCTGGAACTCCTCGACGCCCTCCTGGAACGCGACGAGCGCGCCGTGCACGCGGTGATGACGCGCCATCTGGGCCATGTCCGCGGACTGTGGGCGGCGCCCTGA
- a CDS encoding LacI family DNA-binding transcriptional regulator: MTRRLAQVAKKVGVSEATVSRVLNGKPGVSDSTRQAVLSALDVLGYERPTQLRGERARLVGLVLPELQNPIFPAFAEVIGGALAQLGLTPVLCTQTKGGVSEADYVELLLQQQVSGVVFAGGLYAQADAPHDHYRQLADRNIPVVLVNAAIEHLGFPCVSCDDAVAVEQAWRHLDSLGHERIGLVLGPGDHMPSGRKLAAARALAPDLPDAYVARAMFSLEGGQAAATRLLDQGVTGIICASDPLALGAVRAARRKGLGVPGEISVVGYDDSAFMNCTEPPLTTVRQPIEAMGRAAVELLNAQIGGSSVTAEELLFEPELVVRGSTAQAPRR, from the coding sequence ATGACGCGACGACTTGCTCAGGTGGCGAAGAAGGTCGGGGTCAGCGAGGCCACGGTCAGCCGGGTGCTCAACGGCAAGCCGGGTGTCTCCGACTCCACTCGGCAGGCGGTCCTGTCCGCCCTGGACGTCCTCGGCTACGAGCGGCCGACCCAGTTGCGCGGCGAACGCGCGCGGCTCGTCGGGCTCGTTCTGCCCGAGCTCCAGAACCCGATCTTCCCGGCCTTCGCCGAGGTGATCGGCGGGGCGCTCGCCCAGCTCGGCCTCACCCCGGTGCTGTGCACGCAGACCAAGGGCGGGGTCTCCGAGGCCGACTACGTGGAACTCCTGCTCCAGCAGCAGGTCTCCGGGGTGGTGTTCGCCGGCGGTCTGTACGCGCAGGCCGACGCGCCGCACGACCACTACCGCCAGCTCGCGGACCGCAACATTCCGGTGGTGCTGGTCAACGCGGCCATCGAGCACCTCGGCTTCCCGTGCGTCTCCTGCGACGACGCCGTCGCCGTCGAGCAGGCGTGGCGTCATCTCGACTCGCTCGGCCACGAGCGGATCGGACTCGTCCTCGGCCCCGGCGACCACATGCCCTCGGGCCGCAAGCTCGCGGCGGCGCGCGCCCTCGCGCCGGATCTGCCGGACGCGTACGTGGCACGGGCGATGTTCTCGCTGGAGGGCGGCCAGGCCGCGGCCACGAGACTGCTCGACCAGGGGGTCACCGGCATCATCTGCGCCAGCGACCCGCTCGCGCTCGGCGCGGTACGGGCGGCCCGCCGCAAGGGGCTCGGTGTCCCCGGCGAGATCTCCGTCGTCGGGTACGACGACTCGGCGTTCATGAACTGCACCGAACCCCCGCTGACCACGGTCCGCCAGCCCATCGAGGCCATGGGGCGCGCCGCGGTGGAACTGCTGAACGCGCAGATCGGCGGCAGCAGTGTGACCGCCGAGGAGCTGCTGTTCGAGCCGGAGCTGGTGGTGCGCGGGTCGACCGCGCAGGCACCGCGCCGCTGA
- a CDS encoding ABC transporter substrate-binding protein — protein sequence MRSTGFRRSFVMLMASSVALTATACGSSGDDDAANGKTRITVNCEPPKSAKVDRSFFDADTKAFEKANPGIDVAMHDAFPCQDPKTFDAKLAGGQMEDVFYTYFTDAKHVVDVNQAADITSYVKDLKSYSTIQQQLRDIYTVDGKIYGIPRTGYSMGLIYNKALFEKAGLDPDKPPATWEELRADAKKIAALGKGTVGYADYSAQNQGGWHFTAELYSQGGNVVAEDGKTATVDTPEGKAVLQNLKDMRWSDNSMGSKQLLVINDVQQMMGSGKLGMYLSAPDNIPILVKEKGGNYNDLALAPMPGGKGTLIGGDGYMFNKKDSPAQIKAGLKWLEHMFLSPGKGFLGDYARAKQNKAPVGLPEPRLFTGAADDKDQQVKKANANVPVENYQAFLDGNQSLQMKIEPPQAQQIYSVLDAAVSSVLTKKDADVDQLLKDASGKIDSILARG from the coding sequence ATGAGAAGTACCGGGTTCCGCCGTAGCTTCGTCATGCTCATGGCGTCCTCTGTCGCGCTCACCGCCACCGCGTGCGGTTCGAGCGGCGACGACGATGCGGCCAACGGAAAGACCCGCATCACCGTCAACTGCGAGCCGCCGAAGAGCGCCAAGGTCGACCGCTCGTTCTTCGACGCCGACACCAAGGCGTTCGAGAAGGCCAACCCGGGCATCGACGTCGCCATGCACGACGCGTTCCCGTGTCAGGACCCCAAGACCTTCGACGCCAAGCTGGCCGGAGGCCAGATGGAGGACGTGTTCTACACGTACTTCACCGACGCCAAGCACGTCGTCGACGTCAACCAGGCCGCCGACATCACGAGTTACGTCAAGGACCTCAAGAGCTACAGCACCATCCAGCAGCAACTGCGCGACATCTACACCGTGGACGGCAAGATCTACGGCATCCCCCGCACCGGCTACTCGATGGGCCTCATCTACAACAAGGCGCTCTTCGAGAAGGCCGGCCTCGACCCCGACAAGCCCCCGGCCACCTGGGAGGAGCTGCGCGCCGACGCCAAGAAGATCGCGGCGCTCGGCAAGGGCACGGTCGGTTACGCCGACTACAGCGCCCAGAACCAGGGCGGCTGGCACTTCACCGCCGAGCTCTACTCGCAGGGCGGGAACGTCGTCGCCGAGGACGGAAAGACGGCGACCGTCGACACCCCCGAGGGCAAGGCGGTCCTGCAGAACCTGAAGGACATGCGCTGGAGCGACAACTCCATGGGCAGCAAGCAGCTGCTGGTCATCAACGACGTCCAGCAGATGATGGGCTCCGGAAAGCTCGGCATGTACCTCTCCGCGCCCGACAACATCCCGATCCTCGTCAAGGAGAAGGGCGGCAACTACAACGACCTCGCCCTGGCTCCGATGCCCGGCGGCAAGGGCACGCTCATCGGCGGCGACGGCTACATGTTCAACAAGAAGGACTCCCCGGCCCAGATCAAGGCCGGCCTCAAGTGGCTGGAGCACATGTTCCTGAGCCCCGGCAAGGGCTTCCTCGGCGACTACGCCCGCGCCAAGCAGAACAAGGCGCCCGTCGGCCTGCCCGAGCCGCGCCTGTTCACCGGCGCCGCCGACGACAAGGACCAGCAGGTCAAGAAGGCCAACGCCAACGTGCCCGTGGAGAACTACCAGGCCTTCCTCGACGGCAACCAGAGCCTCCAGATGAAGATCGAGCCCCCGCAGGCCCAGCAGATCTACTCCGTCCTCGACGCCGCCGTGTCCTCGGTCCTCACCAAGAAGGACGCCGACGTCGACCAGCTCCTCAAGGACGCCTCCGGCAAGATCGACTCCATTCTGGCCCGAGGCTGA
- a CDS encoding carbohydrate ABC transporter permease produces MKTASKPPAALPPAALGVPEAPRSAGRRTGGPSRRRLADQFRAYAFLAGGLLCFALFSWYPAIRAVVIAFQKYTPGSGGEWVGTANFTRVFHDPEFTAAWRNTLTFTVLALLIGFAVPFVMALVLNELRHAKAFFRVVVYLPVMIPPVVSALLWKWFYDPGAGLANETLRALHLPTSNWSNGADTALVSLVIVATWANLGGTVLIYLAALQSIPGELYEAAELDGANLLQRIRHVTIPQTRFIILMLMLLQIIATMQVFTEPFVITGGGPEDKTVTVLYLIYKYAFLYNDFGGACALSVMLLVLLSTFSALYLRLTRSEGEDA; encoded by the coding sequence ATGAAGACCGCATCGAAGCCCCCCGCAGCGCTCCCTCCGGCCGCCCTCGGCGTGCCGGAGGCGCCGCGGTCGGCCGGGCGCCGGACCGGGGGACCATCGCGCCGGCGCCTGGCCGACCAGTTCCGCGCCTACGCCTTCCTGGCCGGCGGCCTGCTCTGCTTCGCCCTGTTCTCCTGGTACCCGGCGATCCGCGCTGTCGTGATCGCCTTCCAGAAGTACACGCCGGGCAGCGGCGGCGAGTGGGTCGGCACCGCCAACTTCACCCGGGTCTTCCACGACCCGGAGTTCACCGCCGCCTGGCGCAACACCCTCACCTTCACCGTCCTCGCCCTGCTCATCGGCTTCGCCGTCCCCTTCGTGATGGCGCTCGTCCTCAATGAACTGCGGCACGCGAAGGCGTTCTTCAGAGTCGTGGTCTACCTGCCGGTGATGATCCCGCCGGTGGTCAGCGCACTGCTGTGGAAGTGGTTCTACGACCCCGGAGCCGGCCTCGCCAACGAGACGCTGCGCGCGCTGCACCTGCCGACCTCGAACTGGTCCAACGGCGCCGACACCGCGCTCGTCTCGCTGGTCATCGTCGCGACCTGGGCCAACCTCGGAGGCACCGTCCTCATCTACCTCGCCGCCCTCCAGAGCATCCCCGGCGAGCTGTACGAGGCGGCCGAGCTGGACGGCGCGAACCTGCTCCAGCGCATCCGGCACGTGACGATCCCTCAGACGCGCTTCATCATCCTGATGCTGATGCTGCTTCAGATCATCGCCACCATGCAGGTGTTCACCGAACCGTTCGTGATCACCGGCGGCGGTCCCGAGGACAAGACCGTCACCGTGCTCTACTTGATCTACAAGTACGCCTTCCTCTACAACGACTTCGGCGGAGCCTGCGCGCTGAGCGTCATGCTGCTCGTCCTGCTCAGCACCTTCTCCGCCCTCTACCTGCGGCTGACCCGCTCCGAAGGGGAGGACGCGTGA